A single Leptolyngbya ohadii IS1 DNA region contains:
- a CDS encoding uracil-DNA glycosylase, which produces MASDDQMDLFNLAGIAPTADPAPPSNFDPELIPTDVKVPIPPGTYSSMEQISLHCNRCHRCELGENRTNAVVGRGNANAPILIVGEGPGQTEDETGKAFVGKAGQLLDKILASVEITEEDVFISNIVKCRPPGNRTPTVQEMDACRPYLMEQIRMIDPKIILLMGAASVRGLTGDKRGITKIRGQWLEWDNRLCMPMLHPAYLLRNPSREKGSPKWLTWQDVQTVRSKLDEIRQEG; this is translated from the coding sequence ATGGCTAGTGATGATCAAATGGATCTGTTTAATCTGGCGGGAATTGCCCCCACCGCAGATCCGGCTCCGCCTTCTAACTTCGATCCCGAACTGATTCCTACCGATGTCAAGGTTCCCATTCCGCCAGGAACCTACAGTTCAATGGAGCAGATTTCGCTACACTGCAATCGCTGTCATCGCTGCGAGCTGGGTGAAAATCGAACCAATGCGGTCGTTGGGCGCGGCAATGCCAATGCACCCATTTTGATTGTGGGTGAGGGTCCGGGTCAGACCGAGGATGAGACAGGAAAAGCATTTGTCGGGAAGGCAGGGCAGCTGCTCGATAAAATCCTGGCGTCGGTGGAGATTACCGAGGAGGATGTGTTTATCAGCAATATCGTGAAATGCCGTCCTCCGGGCAACCGCACGCCTACCGTGCAGGAAATGGATGCTTGCCGTCCCTATTTGATGGAACAGATCCGCATGATCGATCCCAAGATTATCCTGCTGATGGGAGCGGCATCGGTGCGGGGATTAACGGGCGATAAGCGCGGCATTACCAAAATTCGAGGGCAATGGCTGGAGTGGGATAATCGGCTCTGTATGCCCATGCTCCACCCTGCCTATCTGCTGCGAAATCCCTCCCGCGAGAAGGGCAGTCCCAAGTGGCTAACCTGGCAAGACGTCCAAACCGTGCGATCGAAGCTAGACGAAATTCGGCAGGAAGGCTAG
- the pyrF gene encoding orotidine-5'-phosphate decarboxylase: MSNLSPADRIIVPLDVPTEKDALALVDRLPDVGFWKVGLELFVSTGGTVLRQLKERNKRIFLDLKFHDIPNTMAGACRAAARYGVDLLTIHAAAGKVALEASQKAALEGATAAGCPPPNLIAITLLTSIPPRALAFELKIPLELNDYALQMAILAQESGLAGAVCSPQEASQLRSVCGEDFLLVTPGVRPTWAEAGDQKRSLTPLEAIQAGANYLVIGRPITAADDPAAAFARICEEMGK; this comes from the coding sequence ATGTCAAATTTGTCTCCCGCCGACCGCATTATTGTCCCGCTGGATGTTCCGACAGAAAAAGATGCTCTGGCACTGGTCGATCGCCTGCCGGACGTGGGTTTCTGGAAAGTCGGGTTAGAACTTTTTGTCAGTACCGGGGGCACGGTTCTGCGGCAGCTCAAGGAACGCAATAAGCGCATCTTCCTGGATCTGAAGTTCCACGATATCCCCAACACGATGGCAGGAGCCTGTCGAGCCGCTGCTCGGTACGGGGTAGATTTGCTGACCATTCATGCCGCCGCCGGAAAGGTTGCCCTGGAAGCTTCGCAGAAAGCCGCGCTCGAAGGAGCCACTGCCGCCGGATGTCCACCCCCGAATCTGATTGCCATTACGCTGCTAACCAGCATTCCTCCACGGGCACTGGCATTCGAGCTAAAGATCCCCCTGGAACTGAATGACTACGCCCTGCAAATGGCAATCCTGGCACAGGAAAGCGGTCTGGCGGGAGCCGTCTGTTCCCCTCAGGAAGCGAGCCAACTGCGATCGGTCTGCGGCGAAGATTTTCTGCTGGTGACACCGGGCGTTCGTCCGACCTGGGCAGAGGCAGGGGATCAGAAGCGATCGCTCACTCCCTTGGAGGCGATTCAGGCGGGAGCCAATTATCTGGTGATTGGTCGTCCGATTACCGCTGCGGATGATCCGGCTGCTGCCTTTGCCCGGATTTGTGAGGAGATGGGCAAATAG
- a CDS encoding helix-turn-helix domain-containing protein, with protein sequence MGRIRLKVREFTHFNGWTLREVSDRTGIPYATVKKYAQANSLATVDYTALQKLAQTFDVLIEDLVEVVEE encoded by the coding sequence ATGGGGCGAATTCGGCTCAAAGTTAGGGAATTTACGCATTTCAACGGTTGGACACTCCGGGAAGTTTCCGATCGCACGGGTATTCCCTATGCGACGGTCAAGAAGTATGCACAGGCAAACAGCTTGGCGACAGTGGACTATACTGCGCTGCAAAAATTGGCACAGACGTTTGACGTGCTGATCGAGGATTTGGTTGAAGTTGTAGAGGAGTAA